A single Triticum dicoccoides isolate Atlit2015 ecotype Zavitan chromosome 2A, WEW_v2.0, whole genome shotgun sequence DNA region contains:
- the LOC119357214 gene encoding uncharacterized protein LOC119357214, with translation MAELASGAVGTLLGVISHEALRLGRVRHDVQFIQEEMESMGSFLANLSGNSREHDEQVRTWMNQVRILANDCNNCIDLYLYRGDPALHLPKEGPGRYLRWAPWLVRKLLAQHRAAGQLRELKDRAQDIGNRRMRYGVEVKTESSSSRAGLTEPLLLPAPQDHEDEADMDNDQDGVDPLKVALSMTSMRMDKEDFFQRRLDQWIGLVVQVRAEAAEKHIKSNVAESRKLAAESKPLLPSIAFVVTDNEDANANAHALGSKALEVARAYFEKAEDIQDKVVPPEMKHAGALTREDKAVPPKIKDVGALAHEDKGVPPEIKNVGGLAREDKAMPLETKDAGALACEDKAMPQEIKDASPVVPPEIKDASPVVSPETKDNGALVHEDIVVPPEVKDANALVHEDKAIPSETREDGALTHKDKAMPPKIKDADALVDEDKVVVPPETKHIGAIRTKIRRKPMRLLCMKIRRLCHRRPRTPVVLLETKDASALVNEDKPVPQENRDASGALVHGDTAVPPETKGTGALEHKDMPAVPPETSDANNALMHKDKVAVQDTGYVVILVDVPEVHYDFITLRPHKILCYIMAELKRQQGTKQDPPKTRWGTYKYTRDTIRDIKQQIDKMKADSKINDIKICTLKDGMKELPDRQKLRKDGIDLEKEILGKNLDQLLWLLIYQSTTTAAASESEKEKKNKSMVAELYDAIIKQTAKKLKSKIEAGSSSEQLEGPEYEDILSTVFPRSISTTITAGNSPLVGTSVDDEIKEMVRGVKDMLHELRELEKSAKNPEVIPEDDFDETRQQKKDEIITEIRNRLKIKMMAQKIKECLRGDDQRILVILKVYDKYIPQWEETRNTLRPRGLGWCPIAGAVIVATKTTQQDIKQYCGCQELEPIEYSLVGLYLDTVLQNTGQHMNDQPSRQVLRDILCKCEPHEFCMKIFAHALYTKPKRSSGELSKLNSTLPAGATQKSLPTMMFKFSYRDLPKEYRSCLLYLAIFPGGKIIRRSTLVGRWVAEGLITTKDWRWSSSVDEAEKCFDTLIARCFVCPAGIDATGKVKSCTVHKLVYGFITKIAMKQRILETRLSHHLARHFSIFSDVRLRSSETIENFLKNSSQFSKLKVLDLEGCDCFPQNQHYLSHICRNILMLKYLSLRGTGVTRLPSAINNLHELEVLDIRDTEIHASATRHVLLQKLKRFLAGQKLKRVLAGHVDSSQSSPSDSPSVQMPEINKMECVEVPCNVKPKNRWNRLLSGHVDSSPADFSSVQIPEKIEKMVGVEVLSNVKPKNEQDLKDIGGLNELKKLGVAINKESDLKSLLNAISDLLNQSLRYLSITLDIDIYKVPPSELSLKQNCPDVLERLSINESTSTQKGQLLKILVGNGNQLAKVTLTGTSLSQEDLNILAKLENLHCVKLRHNKYDESKLTFNKGEFKNLKNFLVEGNNMTEITFDDGAASNLEKIVLSSTNIVSISGVGYLKKLEELELNNIKNKGILHSLLFNAKHITRLTLRDTLLEQGDLEILARKRKMRYLALFGKFYNGSQLIFNKDEFQKLNFLIVGSSYITELSFTDGSPNLEKIVWSFKNIVSMSGIDKLPALKELELNGDSVPNDVEQVIKKLKNRLEYKHKDKPKKQEEKQGGPARCPSLWKAKDWCWRN, from the coding sequence ATGGCGGAGCTGGCGTCGGGCGCCGTGGGGACGCTGCTGGGCGTGATCAGCCACGAGGCGCTTAGGCTCGGGCGCGTCCGGCACGACGTGCAGTTCATCCAGGAGGAGATGGAGAGCATGGGCAGCTTCCTGGCGAACCTCTCCGGGAACAGCCGCGAGCACGACGAGCAGGTCCGCACCTGGATGAACCAAGTCCGGATCCTCGCCAATGACTGCAACAACTGCATCGACCTCTACCTCTACCGCGGGGACCCAGCGCTCCACCTGCCCAAGGAAGGCCCCGGCCGCTACCTCCGGTGGGCTCCTTGGCTGGTGCGCAAGCTGCTCGCACAGCATCGCGCCGCCGGCCAACTGAGGGAACTCAAGGACCGGGCACAAGACATCGGCAACCGCCGAATGAGATATGGTGTCGAGGTCAAAACGGAGTCATCATCTTCCAGGGCTGGGCTCACGGAGCCATTGTTGTTGCCGGCACCACAAGACCATGAAGACGAAGCAGACATGGACAACGACCAAGATGGGGTTGATCCACTCAAGGTGGCCTTGTCCATGACTAGCATGAGGATGGACAAGGAAGACTTCTTTCAAAGGAGGCTAGATCAATGGATCGGATTGGTGGTGCAAGtgagggcggaggcggcggagaaacACATAAAGTCGAATGTGGCGGAATCAAGGAAACTGGCAGCCGAATCAAAACCATTACTGCCTTCCATCGCCTTTGTGGTAACGGATAATGAGGACGCCAACGCCAACGCTCATGCTCTTGGGAGTAAAGCCCTGGAGGTGGCAAGAGCCTATTTTGAGAAGGCAGAGGACATCCAAGATAAGGTTGTCCCGCCGGAGATGAAGCATGCGGGTGCCCTTACGCGTGAAGATAAGGCGGTGCCACCCAAGATTAAGGATGTCGGCGCCCTTGCGCATGAAGATAAGGGTGTGCCACCAGAGATCAAGAATGTGGGTGGCCTTGCGCGTGAAGATAAGGCTATGCCACTGGAGACCAAGGATGCCGGTGCTCTTGCGTGTGAAGACAAGGCTATGCCACAGGAGATCAAGGATGCCAGCCCAGTTGTGCCACCGGAGATCAAGGATGCCAGCCCAGTTGTGTCACCGGAGACCAAGGACAACGGTGCCCTTGTGCATGAAGATATTGTGGTGCCACCGGAGGTCAAGGATGCCAACGCCCTTGTGCATGAAGACAAGGCCATTCCATCGGAGACAAGGGAAGACGGTGCCCTTACGCATAAAGACAAGGCCATGCCACCAAAGATCAAGGATGCCGATGCTCTTGTGGATGAAGATAAGGTGGTTGTGCCACCGGAGACCAAGCACATCGGCGCTATTCGCACGAAGATAAGGCGAAAACCAATGAGGCTCTTGTGCATGAAGATAAGGCGGTTGTGCCACCGGAGACCAAGGACGCCGGTGGTGCTGCTGGAGACCAAGGATGCCAGCGCCCTTGTGAATGAAGATAAGCCTGTGCCACAAGAGAACAGGGACGCCAGTGGTGCCCTTGTGCACGGAGATACGGCGGTGCCGCCGGAGACAAAGGGCACTGGCGCTCTTGAACACAAAGATATGCCCGCTGTGCCACCGGAGACCAGTGACGCTAACAACGCTCTTATGCACAAAGATAAGGTAGCTGTACAGGACACTGGATATGTTGTCATCTTGGTCGACGTCCCTGAGGTGCACTATGATTTTATAACACTACGACCCCACAAGATTCTCTGCTACATCATGGCTGAGCTCAAGCGGCAGCAAGGCACAAAACAAGATCCTCCTAAAACAAGATGGGGCACTTACAAATACACAAGGGACACAATCCGTGATATCAAGCAACAGATAGATAAAATGAAGGCCGACAGCAAGATAAATGACATCAAAATTTGCACTCTCAAGGATGGTATGAAGGAGCTGCCGGACCGGCAAAAATTGCGCAAGGACGGAATAGATTTGGAAAAAGAAATATTGGGTAAAAACTTGGACCAACTCCTCTGGTTGCTCATCTACCAGTCAACTACTACTGCTGCTGCATCAGAAtcagaaaaagagaaaaagaacaaATCCATGGTAGCAGAATTGTATGATGCCATCATCAAGCAAACAGCCAAGAAGCTTAAATCAAAAATAGAAGCCGGCTCAAGCTCAGAGCAGCTGGAGGGGCCCGAATATGAAGACATCCTGTCAACGGTGTTCCCAAGGTCGATCAGTACCACCATCACCGCTGGCAATAGTCCTCTTGTTGGCACATCGGTTGATGATGAAATCAAAGAAATGGTCAGAGGGGTTAAAGACATGCTGCACGAGTTACGGGAATTAGAAAAATCTGCCAAGAACCCAGAGGTGATCCCGGAAGATGATTTTGATGAAACCAGACAGCAGAAGAAGGACGAAATCATAACGGAGATTAGGAACCGTCTCAAGATCAAAATGATGGCGCAAAAGATTAAAGAATGTTTGAGAGGTGATGATCAAAGGATCCTGGTCATCCTAAAAGTTTATGACAAGTATATACCCCAATGGGAGGAGACCAGAAACACTTTGAGACCCCGAGGATTGGGGTGGTGCCCCATCGCTGGTGCTGTGATCGTGGCGACAAAGACCACTCAACAGGACATCAAGCAATATTGTGGCTGTCAAGAGCTGGAGCCTATAGAATATTCTCTTGTTGGCCTCTACCTTGATACTGTGCTCCAGAATACAGGCCAGCATATGAATGATCAACCCAGCCGCCAGGTTCTACGCGACATCTTGTGTAAGTGTGAGCCACATGAATTCTGCATGAAGATCTTTGCTCATGCATTGTACACCAAACCCAAGAGGAGCAGTGGAGAGCTGAGCAAGTTGAATAGCACCTTGCCTGCCGGTGCCACACAAAAATCATTGCCCACTATGATGTTCAAGTTCTCTTACAGGGATCTGCCTAAAGAGTACAGGTCTTGTTTGTTGTACCTAGCTATCTTCCCTGGAGGAAAAATCATCAGACGGTCAACCTTGGTAGGACGATGGGTTGCAGAAGGGCTGATAACCACCAAAGATTGGCGCTGGTCCTCTTCAGTGGATGAAGCCGAGAAATGTTTTGATACGCTCATTGCCCGGTGCTTTGTTTGTCCTGCTGGCATTGATGCTACTGGAAAGGTCAAGAGCTGCACTGTGCATAAGCTAGTTTATGGATTCATCACCAAGATCGCCATGAAGCAGCGCATTCTGGAGACAAGGCTGTCACATCACTTGGCTCGGCACTTCTCCATTTTCAGTGATGTCCGTCTCCGCAGCTCTGAAACaattgagaatttcttgaaaaATTCATCTCAGTTCTCCAAGCTCAAGGTGCTAGATCTAGAAGGCTGTGATTGCTTCCCGCAGAACCAGCACTACCTGAGTCACATATGCAGGAATATACTAATGCTCAAGTATCTCAGCCTAAGGGGAACCGGTGTTACCAGGCTGCCCAGTGCAATCAACAATCTACATGAGCTGGAGGTATTGGATATCCGGGACACCGAGATTCATGCGTCTGCAACAAGACATGTCCTGCTTCAAAAGCTGAAACGTTTCTTGGCTGGTCAAAAGCTGAAGCGTGTCTTGGCTGGTCATGTCGATTCAAGTCAGAGCAGTCCTAGTGACTCCCCCAGTGTCCAGATGCCTGAGATCAACAAAATGGAGTGTGTGGAGGTACCGTGCAATGTCAAGCCGAAGAATCGTTGGAACCGTCTATTGTCTGGTCATGTTGATTCAAGTCCTGCTGACTTCTCCAGTGTGCAGATCCCTGAGAAGATTGAAAAAATGGTGGGTGTGGAGGTATTGTCCAACGTTAAGCCAAAGAATGAACAAGATTTGAAAGATATTGGAGGTCTGAATGAGCTGAAGAAGCTCGGTGTGGCTATCAACAAGGAGAGTGACCTCAAGTCATTGCTTAATGCAATCAGTGACCTCCTAAACCAGTCCCTCCGTTATCTGTCAATTACTCTTGACATAGATATATACAAGGTCCCTCCATCAGAGCTGAGTCTGAAACAAAACTGCCCTGATGTTCTTGAGAGACTAAGTATAAATGAAAGCACTAGCACACAAAAGGGGCAACTTCTTAAGATATTGGTTGGAAATGGAAATCAACTTGCCAAGGTGACTCTGACTGGTACCTCCTTGAGCCAGGAAGATCTGAACATCCTTGCCAAGCTTGAAAACTTACACTGTGTCAAGCTTCGACACAATAAGTACGATGAGAGCAAGCTCACTTTCAACAAGGGTGAATTCAAAAATCTCAAGAATTTTCTTGTTGAGGGAAACAACATGACTGAAATCACATTTGATGATGGAGCTGCTAGTAACCTTGAGAAGATTGTTCTGTCCTCCACCAACATAGTCTCTATCAGTGGAGTCGGCTACCTTAAAAAATTGGAGGAGCTCGAACTGAACAACATCAAGAACAAGGGCATATTGCATTCATTACTTTTCAATGCCAAACACATAACCAGGCTGACTCTTCGTGATACATTGCTGGAACAAGGTGATCTGGAAATCCTCGCCCGCAAACGAAAGATGCGCTACCTAGCACTCTTCGGGAAGTTTTACAATGGCAGTCAGCTTATCTTCAATAAAGATGAATTCCAAAAGCTCAACTTTCTTATTGTCGGCTCCTCCTACATCACCGAGTTAAGCTTCACCGACGGGTCTCCTAATCTTGAGAAGATCGTCTGGTCATTCAAGAATATTGTTTCAATGTCTGGAATCGACAAACTTCCTGCACTGAAGGAGCTGGAGTTGAATGGTGACAGTGTCCCTAATGATGTTGAACAAGTCATAAAAAAACTAAAGAATAGGCTTGAGTACAAACACAAGGATAAGccaaaaaaacaagaagaaaaacaaGGTGGTCCTGCAAGATGCCCGTCCTTGTGGAAGGCGAAGGATTGGTGCTGGAGGAACTGA
- the LOC119352463 gene encoding pollen allergen Lol p 2-A-like has protein sequence MASLSSISVLALAIMMVLVAGARCSSTGKVGFALAKGSTPTNLIVAAKSFGGTSNDFSKMQVKGQGSDKWIDMSNAGSSGKGNSVWKAVSSAPLKAPLAIRYQTKQGTTVVNDDIIHSF, from the coding sequence ATGGCCTCCTTATCCTCCATCTCTGTGCTTGCTCTGGCGATCATGATGGTGCTCGTCGCCGGTGCCCGGTGCAGCAGCACGGGCAAGGTTGGCTTCGCACTGGCGAAGGGCTCCACCCCCACCAATCTCATCGTGGCCGCCAAGTCCTTTGGCGGCACTTCCAACGACTTCTCCAAGATGCAGGTCAAGGGACAGGGCTCGGACAAGTGGATTGACATGAGCAATGCTGGGAGCTCTGGCAAGGGGAACTCCGTCTGGAAGGCCGTATCCTCTGCCCCACTCAAGGCCCCTCTCGCCATCCGTTACCAGACAAAGCAGGGCACGACTGTTGTGAATGACGACATCATTCATTCATTTTAG